A genomic segment from Malaclemys terrapin pileata isolate rMalTer1 chromosome 1, rMalTer1.hap1, whole genome shotgun sequence encodes:
- the LOC128831330 gene encoding arginine-glutamic acid dipeptide repeats protein-like — protein sequence MESEEANGGDPFPPATSSPTEENPDPTPAKRGHYATTESVEMSTELPGSAEGAQISIAQDPPRHLSAGESAEMCGRSSNPVLSGLEQGERDLRHQRGLSEWEKDPAVQEISLERQRWDHASNSEQGKLAHPESSQYSSFPNTVPQAIATHDKNPQVPAPALHIEFPQDQKQSLACHTAVPQAQHKETSMTDTVPSQREPATKHFLVCKEVSEVHCKTETLHDDTTGDPPLPGLDVANGTIRELPPSTEAVARTDEEPSPGMDAVVRMNPMPSVNNDEKVGGLQGGGEDTDSSSSHHPPYPLLDDSQGNSQLTGGNADGKMVLSSHERGNNALATDQKTEVAARQSPSGSINLLLEEEKGADDGRAEGSTESPRECVFHILNAAKNTEQEEWQHEQLEWREEPEEGEQSEQKQPELEQEEPEWEKLEKEVKPVQEEPVWDREDQKEKRWDELEQEPGREEAEQEAPPPALNPASPSLSKQNWDLRDEGECTSSAEGTGLASLHQVSFSKDQHPGEDELSSIALKACIGGANVRAQPPAVITSKSQNPVGGSSMMHSPTCHISAHWGDVGVSDPSSFISFNGQDCEETCQDNRASNGEDGHSDEDGRTVQSFDGGAISPLCREVTSSGAGNPDSSGTLDPSSGARNLGSFGPTDPHPVAEKTAFPSHHYFTLASPSEFNSAVSAPGPSQEDADERSQVSPVGCTDLDKAPVSVQDTSSQTSYLQEAASREGASVTASTEGVQTPHGLLTPEKGFNEESSAQPSISKAFRSPPPQQSLPKDTDEVESTPAAPATMHLESSQAPDMALAPPNSLEKDQRHQKPPMRSFVFQGKEVEANVVHAAQHNPLLDESHLSLEVEVLGTGSALNAVPQPPEQAVVLALEQHTQPPPPVPDADQLTHPPAPAPGSPLAPGATQLAHPPVLALSSPPAPVPDADQLAHRPAPVPSSPLAPAPDADQLAHPLAPAPSLPLTPALDADQLTHPPAPAPSSPPVPVYDITQLAHRLSPAPGSPLVPAPDTTQLAHPPAPSSPLAPVPDADQLVHPPGPAPDSPPALVPDASQLAHSSLTSGSFTQLTSGSCT from the exons ATGGAATCTGAAGAAGCCAATGGGGGAGACCCCTTTCCCCCAGCAACCAGCAGCCCTACTGAGGAAAACCCTGATCCTACACCAGCCAAAAGGGGTCATTATGCCACCACTGAGTCTGTAGAGATGAGCACCGAGCTGCCTGGCTCTGCAGAAGGAGCACAGATCTCCATTGCCCAGGATCCTCCAAGGCATCTCTCTGCTGGGGAATCAGCAGAGATGTGTGGCAGATCTTCTAACCCTGTTCTGTCAGGACTGGAACAAGGGGAGAGAGATCTAAGGCACCAGAGAGGACTCTCAGAGTGGGAGAAAGATCCTGCAGTACAAGAGATATCTTTGGAAAGACAGAGATGGGATCACGCCTCGAACTCTGAACAGGGGAAATTAGCTCATCCTGAAAGCAGTCAGTATTCTTCCTTTCCCAACACAGTCCCACAGGCAATAGCCACTCATGACAAAAACCCGCAGGTACCGGCTCCAGCCCTTCATATTGAATTTCCTCAGGATCAGAAACAGTCCCTGGCATGTCATACTGCTGTCCCCCAGGCACAGCATAAGGAAACCTCAATGACAGACACAGTTCCCAGCCAGAGGGAACCAGCCACTAAACACTTCCTGGTGTGTAAAGAAGTTTCAGAGGTTCATTGCAAGACTGAGACTTTGCATGATGACACTACTGGAGATCCCCCCTTGCCGGGGTTGGACGTAGCAAATGGGACCATCAGAGAGCTCCCACCAAGTACTGAAGCAGTGGCAAGGACTGACGAGGAGCCATCTCCTGGGATGGATGCAGTAGTCAGGATGAATCCCATGCCTTCTGTAAATAATGATGAAAAAGTGGGAGgcttgcagggagggggagaggatacAGACTCTTCCTCTTCACATCACCCACCCTACCCCTTATTGGATGACAGCCAAGGAAATTCACAGCTGACAGGAGGAAATGCAGATGGAAAGATGGTCCTATCATCCCATGAGAGAGGGAACAATGCTTTGGCCACAGACCAGAAAACAGAAGTGGCTGCTAGGCAAAGTCCATCTGGTTCTATAAACCTCCttctggaggaggagaaaggagcagATGATGGAAGAGCAGAAGGCAGCACTGAATCTCCAAGAGAGTGCGTCTTCCACATACTGAATGCTGcaaaaaacacagagcaggaggagTGGCAGCATGAGCAGCTAGAATGGAGGGAGGAGCCCGAAGAGGGGGAGCAGTCAGAGCAGAAGCAGCCAGAGCTGGAACAGGAGGAGCCAGAATGGGAGAAGCTAGAGAAGGAAGTGAAACCAGTGCAGGAGGAGCCAGTGTGGGACAGGGAAGATCAGAAGGAAAAGAGGTGGgatgagctggaacaagagccagggagggaagaggcggagcaggaggCTCCACCACCAGCACTCAATCCAGCGTCACCTTCTCTCTCCAAGCAAAACTGGGACCTCCGTGATGAGGGGGAGTGCACTTCCTcggctgagggaacagggctgGCCTCTCTGCACCAGGTTTCATTCTCCAAAGATCAGCATCCTGGTGAGGATGAACTATCCAGCATAGCGTTGAAGGCCTGCATTGGAGGAGCAAATGTAAGAGCTCAGCCACCTGCTGTGATAACGTCCAAAAGTCAGAACCCAGTGGGTGGGAGTTCCATGATGCACTCCCCCACTTGCCACATCTCTGCGCACTGGGGAGACGTGGGGGTTTCTGACCCTTCCAGCTTCATTTCTTTCAATGGCCAAGATTGTGAAGAAACCTGTCAGGATAACAGAGCCAGTAATGGTGAGGATGGCCATAGTGATGAAGATGGAAGGACAGTCCAGAGCTTTGATGGAGGAGCCATCTCTCCGTTATGCAGAGAAGTAACCTCATCTGGTGCAGGGAACCCAGACTCTTCTGGGACTCTGGACCCTTCTTCTGGTGCCAGGAACTTGGGATCTTTTGGTCCCACAGATCCCCATCCTGTTGCAGAAAAAACAGCATTTCCCAGTCATCATTATTTCACTCTAGCCTCGCCATCAGAGTTCAACTCAGCAGTATCAGCACCTGGCCCATCTCAGGAGGATGCTGATGAAAGATCCCAAGTGAGCCCTGTGGGATGTACTGACCTGGACAAAGCACCAGTCTCTGTACAGGACACATCCAGCCAGACTTCTTACCTGCAGGAGGCAGCTTCTAGGGAAGGAGCCTCAGTGACCGCCAGCACAGAGGGTGTCCAGACTCCCCATGGTCTGCTTACACCTGAGAAGGGCTTTAATGAAGAGTCTAGTGCCCAACCTTCCATTTCCAAGGCTTTCAGAAGTCCCCCTCCACAGCAGAGCCTGCCCAAGGACACAGATGAAGTAGAATCTACTCCTGCAGCTCCAGCTACAATGCACTTGGAGTCATCCCAAGCACCAGACATGGCTCTTGCTCCCCCGAATTCCCTGGAGAAAGACCAGAGGCACCAAAAGCCCCCAATGAGAAGTTTTGTTTTCCAGGGAAAGGAAGTGGAAGCAAACGTCGTTCACGCAGCACAACACAACCCTTTACTTGATGAGTCACATTTGAGCTTAGAGGTGGAAGTGCTAGGAACAGGAAGTGCCCTTAACGCTGTACCGCAGCCCCCAGAACAAGCTGTCGTCCTTGCCCTGGAGCAGCACACACAGCCTCCTCCTCCTGTGCCTGATGCTGACCAGCTCACGCACCCTCCAGCTCCTGCGCCCGGCTCACCTCTGGCCCCTGGTGCCACCCAGCTTGCCCACCCTCCGGTGCTTGCGCTCAGCTCACCTCCGGCCCCCGTGCCTGACGCCGACCAACTCGCCCACCGTCCGGCTCCTGTGCCCAGCTCGCCCCTGGCCCCTGCACCGGACGCCGACCAGCTCGCCCACCCTCTGGCTCCTGCGCCCAGCTtacccctgactcctgcacttgATGCCGACCAGCTCACCCACCCTCcagctcctgcacccagctcGCCCCCAGTCCCTGTGTATGATATCACCCAACTCGCCCACCGTCTGTCTCCTGCGCCCGGCTCACCCCTGGTTCCTGCACCTGATACCACCCAGCTcgcccaccctcctgcacccagctcgcCCTTGGCACCTGTGCCTGATGCTGACCAGCTCGTCCACCCTCCAGGTCCTGCGCCCGACTCGCCCCCAGCCCTTGTGCCTGATGCCAGCCAGCTTGCCCACTCTTCA ctcaccTCTGGCTCCTTCACCCAGCTCACCTCTGGCTCCTGCACCTGA
- the LOC128842833 gene encoding rho guanine nucleotide exchange factor 5-like, giving the protein MQMTHEGVSGAQWDPVISPTLDEVDTSDSGATSLAESSDFPTLENEAPMGHSDRSPKAMGQHLATHCGKSTPDYTSRPSLGGWGTSTDSQNRNSAQPPPLLAFSNPIHFLQFSPPSPPAIRTLYQQDAVFDEPQWDQAQAGPTSVDTRNTTAPAVIIEKAEGARTCKQKMEGQGEPLHLAAQVKEVAVKHALLEKSSSWPDKKVIRVDMKELGLNSGSQENVIKHRAKSKDWHRQGLRKMSVLSDSLQEEGAHKDQPTSLDTVIRREKKSADTLDNFKRRHSKLINSSRLLYQEYSDVALNKAIQSQKRADSLAEDFELSSPSSPRLRRKVLSSQDSYLQRLSVSSNPSLWQDIPMIRGSRMLLNMSRDDQKLQEAKFELILSEASYLRSLNVAVDHFQRSSELQALLTKQERKWLFSRLQEVRDVSASFLFELEEKFEENMFNFNVCDVALRHAPAFRKVYLPYVTNQTYQEQIFQRLMHRNAKFQQVLEKLESASVCQRLSLKSFLILPFQRITRLKLLLQNILKRTPPESDEEVQATQAYDALEKLIKDCNENVQRMKSTEELIYLRQKIDFECKIFPLVSQSRRLVKCGELMTLDDNTLSPKWKLTTRHIYLHLFNDCLLLSRPREGGRFVVFDHAAFSDVRGEKCEMKLHGTNKNLFRLFLLKNNQGKSVQFLFRTETHSEKLRWISALAPPRGEPDLLENPDSPQVQCIRTYKARENDELDLEKADIIMVMQNSNDGWMEGVKLSDGERGWFPSEHVEIISSKHARQMNLKEEQRVKNAKQQVFCKK; this is encoded by the exons ATGCAGATGACCCACGAGGGAGTGTCTGGTGCCCAGTGGGATCCTGTCATCTCACCTACACTGGATGAGGTGGACACTAGTGACTCAGGGGCCACTTCATTGGCCGAGAGCTCAGATTTTCCCACTTTGGAGAATGAGGCACCCATGGGCCACTCTGACAGAAGCCCTAAAGCAATGGGTCAGCACCTGGCTACACACTGTGGAAAGTCCACACCTGACTACACCTCCAGGCCCTCCCTGGGAGGGTGGGGAACATCCACAGACTCTCAGAATAGAAATTCAGCACAGCCACCCCCACTACTAGCTTTCTCCAACCCAATCCACTTCCTGCAGTTCAGCCCTCCATCGCCACCAGCCATCAGAACACTATACCAACAGGATGCAGTCTTCGATGAGCCCCAGTGGGACCAGGCACAGGCAGGCCCCACCAGCGTGGATACGAGGAACACAACAGCCCCTGCAGTGATTATCGAGAAAGCAGAGGGCGCTAGGACATGCAAGCAAAAGATGGAAGGGCAGGGAGAACCGCTTCACCTTGCGGCCCAGGTGAAAGAGGTGGCCGTCAAACATGCACTCTTGGAGAAGTCATCAAGTTGGCCAGATAAAAAAGTCATCAGGGTGGACATGAAGGAGCTGGGACTCAATTCAGGGAGTCAGGAGAACGTGATCAAACACCGAGCAAAAAGCAAAGACTGGCACCGGCAGGGCCTGAGGAAGATGTCAGTACTGTCAGACAGCTTACAAG AGGAGGGAGCACACAAGGACCAGCCAACCAGCTTAGACACAGTTATACGTCG GGAGAAGAAATCTGCAGACACACTGGATAATTTCAAGCGCCGACACTCCAAACTGATCAACTCCT CAAGGTTACTCTATCAGGAATACAGCGATGTGGCTCTGAACAAAGCAATCCAGAGCCAGAAGAGAGCAGATTCTTTGGCAGAGGACTTCGAACTGAGCTCTCCAAGCTCCCCAAGGTTACGGAGGAAAGTGCTGTCTTCGCAGGACTCGTATCTTCAACGTCTGTCAGTCTCATCCAATCCGTCCCTCTGGCAGGACATCCCCATGATCCGAGGAAGCAGAATGCTGCTGAACATGTCCCGAGATGATCAGAAACTGCAGGAG GCCAAGTTCGAGTTGATCCTGTCAGAGGCCTCATACTTGCGCAGTTTAAATGTGGCAGTGGATCACTTCCAGCGCTCATCAGAACTCCAGGCACTCCTCACCAAGCAGGAGCGCAAGTGGCTTTTCTCCCGCCTGCAGGAAGTGCGTGATGTCAGTGCCAG TTTCCTCTTCGAGCTGGAGGAGAAGTTTGAGGAGAACATGTTCAACTTTAACGTGTGTGACGTGGCTCTGAGACATGCCCCTGCATTCCGCAAGGTGTATCTACCATACGTGACAAATCAGACCTACCAAGAGCAGATTTTCCAGAGGCTAAT gcACAGAAATGCAAAGTTCCAGCAAGTCctggagaaactggaaagtgCCAGTGTGTGCCAGCGCCTCTCCCTCAAATCCTTCCTCATTCTCCCCTTCCAACGCATCACCCGACTCAAACTCCTCCTACAG AATATATTGAAGAGAACCCCGCCCGAGTCGGATGAAGAAGTGCAGGCCACACAGGCTTATGATGCACTGGAGAAG ctCATAAAGGACTGCAACGAAAATGTCCAGCGCATGAAGAGCACTGAGGAGTTGATCTACCTAAGACAAAAGATTGATTTTGAGTGCAAG ATATTCCCACTGGTCTCGCAGTCTAGGCGGCTGGTGAAGTGTGGTGAGCTGATGACGTTGGACGACAACACTCTGAGCCCCAAGTGGAAACTCACCACCCGCCACATCTACCTGCACCTCTTCAATGACTGCCTGCTCCTGTCCCGGCCCAGGGA GGGTGGGCGCTTTGTCGTGTTTGATCATGCTGCATTTTCAGATGTACGTGGGGAGAAGTGTGAGATGAAGCTGCACGGgacaaacaaaaatcttttccGCCTTTTTCTCCTTAAGAACAACCAAGGGAAAAGCGTGCAATTCCTCTTTCGTACAGAGACACA CAGTGAGAAGCTGCGGTGGATCTCCGCTCTGGCGCCACCACGAGGAGAACCAGATCTCTTAGAAAACCCTG actcaCCTCAGGTTCAGTGCATACGGACATACAAAGCTCGGGAGAATGACGAGCTGGATCTGGAGAAAGCAGATATCATCATGGTCATGCAGAACAGCAACGACG GCTGGATGGAAGGAGTGAAACTCTCAGATGGAGAGAGAGGCTGGTTTCCCTCAGAGCATGTGGAAATAATCTCCAGCAAACACGCACGCCAGATGAACCTGAAGGAGGAACAGCGTGTGAAGAATGCCAAACAGCAGGTCTTCTGCAAGAAATAG